From Panthera uncia isolate 11264 chromosome E1, Puncia_PCG_1.0, whole genome shotgun sequence, one genomic window encodes:
- the GOSR2 gene encoding Golgi SNAP receptor complex member 2 isoform X3 yields MEPLYQQTHKQVHEIQSHMGRLETADKQSLHLVENEIQASIDQIFSHLERLEILSSKEPPNKRQNAKLRVDQLKYDVQHLQTALRNFQHRRYAREQQERQREELLSRTFTTNGTQKKILDIANMLGLSNTVMRLTEKRAFQDKYFMIGGMLLTCVVMFLVVQYLT; encoded by the exons GCAGGTCCACGAGATCCAGTCTCACATGGGACGCCTGGAGACCGCGgacaagcagtctctgcact TAGTAGAAAACGAAATCCAAGCAAGCATTGACCAGATATTCAGCCATCTAGAACGTCTGGAGATTCTGTCCAGCAAGGAGCCCCCGAACAAAAGACAGAATGCCAAACT TCGTGTTGACCAGTTAAAGTATGATGTCCAGCACCTGCAGACTGCTCTCAGAAACTTCCAGCATCGGCGATACGCAAGGGAGCAGCAGGAGAGACAGCGAGAGGAACTTCTGTCTCGAACCTTCACCACTAAC GGGACTCAGAAGAAGATCCTTGACATTGCCAACATGCTGGGCTTGTCCAACACCGTGATGCGGCTCACTGAGAAGCGGGCTTTCCAGGACAAGTACTTCATGATCGGTGGCATGCTTCTCACCTGTGTGGTCATGTTCCTCGTGGTGCAGTACCTGACATGA
- the GOSR2 gene encoding Golgi SNAP receptor complex member 2 isoform X4 translates to MEPLYQQTHKQVHEIQSHMGRLETADKQSLHLENEIQASIDQIFSHLERLEILSSKEPPNKRQNAKLRVDQLKYDVQHLQTALRNFQHRRYAREQQERQREELLSRTFTTNGTQKKILDIANMLGLSNTVMRLTEKRAFQDKYFMIGGMLLTCVVMFLVVQYLT, encoded by the exons GCAGGTCCACGAGATCCAGTCTCACATGGGACGCCTGGAGACCGCGgacaagcagtctctgcact TAGAAAACGAAATCCAAGCAAGCATTGACCAGATATTCAGCCATCTAGAACGTCTGGAGATTCTGTCCAGCAAGGAGCCCCCGAACAAAAGACAGAATGCCAAACT TCGTGTTGACCAGTTAAAGTATGATGTCCAGCACCTGCAGACTGCTCTCAGAAACTTCCAGCATCGGCGATACGCAAGGGAGCAGCAGGAGAGACAGCGAGAGGAACTTCTGTCTCGAACCTTCACCACTAAC GGGACTCAGAAGAAGATCCTTGACATTGCCAACATGCTGGGCTTGTCCAACACCGTGATGCGGCTCACTGAGAAGCGGGCTTTCCAGGACAAGTACTTCATGATCGGTGGCATGCTTCTCACCTGTGTGGTCATGTTCCTCGTGGTGCAGTACCTGACATGA
- the GOSR2 gene encoding Golgi SNAP receptor complex member 2 isoform X2 — MEPLYQQTHKQVHEIQSHMGRLETADKQSLHLENEIQASIDQIFSHLERLEILSSKEPPNKRQNAKLRVDQLKYDVQHLQTALRNFQHRRYAREQQERQREELLSRTFTTNDSDTTIPMDSSLHFNSSLQKIHHGMDDLIGGGHSILDGLRAQRLTLKGTQKKILDIANMLGLSNTVMRLTEKRAFQDKYFMIGGMLLTCVVMFLVVQYLT; from the exons GCAGGTCCACGAGATCCAGTCTCACATGGGACGCCTGGAGACCGCGgacaagcagtctctgcact TAGAAAACGAAATCCAAGCAAGCATTGACCAGATATTCAGCCATCTAGAACGTCTGGAGATTCTGTCCAGCAAGGAGCCCCCGAACAAAAGACAGAATGCCAAACT TCGTGTTGACCAGTTAAAGTATGATGTCCAGCACCTGCAGACTGCTCTCAGAAACTTCCAGCATCGGCGATACGCAAGGGAGCAGCAGGAGAGACAGCGAGAGGAACTTCTGTCTCGAACCTTCACCACTAAC GACTCTGACACGACCATCCCAATGGATAGCTCGCTGCATTTCAACTCCTCCCTCCAGAAAATTCACCATGGCATGGATGACCTCATCGGAGGCGGGCACAGTATTCTGGATGGACTGAGGGCCCAGAGACTGACCTTGAAG GGGACTCAGAAGAAGATCCTTGACATTGCCAACATGCTGGGCTTGTCCAACACCGTGATGCGGCTCACTGAGAAGCGGGCTTTCCAGGACAAGTACTTCATGATCGGTGGCATGCTTCTCACCTGTGTGGTCATGTTCCTCGTGGTGCAGTACCTGACATGA
- the GOSR2 gene encoding Golgi SNAP receptor complex member 2 isoform X1: MEPLYQQTHKQVHEIQSHMGRLETADKQSLHLVENEIQASIDQIFSHLERLEILSSKEPPNKRQNAKLRVDQLKYDVQHLQTALRNFQHRRYAREQQERQREELLSRTFTTNDSDTTIPMDSSLHFNSSLQKIHHGMDDLIGGGHSILDGLRAQRLTLKGTQKKILDIANMLGLSNTVMRLTEKRAFQDKYFMIGGMLLTCVVMFLVVQYLT, from the exons GCAGGTCCACGAGATCCAGTCTCACATGGGACGCCTGGAGACCGCGgacaagcagtctctgcact TAGTAGAAAACGAAATCCAAGCAAGCATTGACCAGATATTCAGCCATCTAGAACGTCTGGAGATTCTGTCCAGCAAGGAGCCCCCGAACAAAAGACAGAATGCCAAACT TCGTGTTGACCAGTTAAAGTATGATGTCCAGCACCTGCAGACTGCTCTCAGAAACTTCCAGCATCGGCGATACGCAAGGGAGCAGCAGGAGAGACAGCGAGAGGAACTTCTGTCTCGAACCTTCACCACTAAC GACTCTGACACGACCATCCCAATGGATAGCTCGCTGCATTTCAACTCCTCCCTCCAGAAAATTCACCATGGCATGGATGACCTCATCGGAGGCGGGCACAGTATTCTGGATGGACTGAGGGCCCAGAGACTGACCTTGAAG GGGACTCAGAAGAAGATCCTTGACATTGCCAACATGCTGGGCTTGTCCAACACCGTGATGCGGCTCACTGAGAAGCGGGCTTTCCAGGACAAGTACTTCATGATCGGTGGCATGCTTCTCACCTGTGTGGTCATGTTCCTCGTGGTGCAGTACCTGACATGA